The genomic segment GTTTTATGTAAAAAAAAATTTCAGAAAAAGTTTGACAACTTACATTAATAATTTTTTTTTTTAAAAAAAAATTATTAATGTAAGTTAATACAGCTAAATGAGAATAACTATATAAAGGTCCTAAAAAAACAATACTTTCTGTATTTATATTTAAAGTTAAGAAATTATTTTTAATATTATTAATATTATAATTAATTATAATATTATCACCAATATTTTTTTTAATTATATTAATCATGTTTATTTTTTATAATGAAAATTTTATATTACTATAACATAGTAGACATATTTACATGGGAAAATATAGTTAGTTATTTCTTAATAACATGTACAATATCATTTTTATCTATCCAACAATCCCATCCTGTAGCTACTGAAACTTCCTGTAAAGATTTTTTTAAAATTTGTCTAAATTTCCATAAAATAATAATTTTACTTCCACACAACTTTTTTAAAGTAGTTACTTTATAACATAAAGGAATATTATGAGTACAATAAAAACAATGTATCCATTGAGATAATGGTCTTCCCTTTAATTTTTTTCGTTCTTTTAAAGAAACTATAGTCCATATAGAATGGGTAAAAAAAGATGTTATATTTTCATTTAATAAAATAATGTTTTTTTTTGTTTTATCATTTCTATACCATTCATGTAATAAATGACCTATATAAAAATGATTTTTGTAACTAATTTCTATACTACAAATAGATAATCTAATTAAAGATGATTTCAACCATTCATAATCTTTTTTACCTGTTGTTCTATTTATAGATTTTAGAAAAGAATAAGATGAAAAAACAACTTTCCCCCCTAAAGGAACTTGTGAAAATCTATATAAACATTCTAACCAAACATCTAAATCTGATTGATCTAATTGTTCCCCTGTAAAACGTATAAAAAAATTATTCAATGATGTTTTTAAAATATTTCTTTCATATTTT from the Enterobacteriaceae endosymbiont of Donacia cincticornis genome contains:
- the trfA gene encoding plasmid replication initiator TrfA, which encodes MYKKRFYKRIKLLIEKSNILKKKEIEKKKKKEIIFFIKKKKLFIYGIFSKKKKKFKKKKKKKKKKKGNSFFYTKKRIIDIWNFFPNISKNRRAVPNTILRSSLFGILKKGCRKYERNILKTSLNNFFIRFTGEQLDQSDLDVWLECLYRFSQVPLGGKVVFSSYSFLKSINRTTGKKDYEWLKSSLIRLSICSIEISYKNHFYIGHLLHEWYRNDKTKKNIILLNENITSFFTHSIWTIVSLKERKKLKGRPLSQWIHCFYCTHNIPLCYKVTTLKKLCGSKIIILWKFRQILKKSLQEVSVATGWDCWIDKNDIVHVIKK